A genomic region of Aspergillus oryzae RIB40 DNA, chromosome 1 contains the following coding sequences:
- a CDS encoding uncharacterized protein (permease of the major facilitator superfamily) produces MAEKPRSCIDRETKCTAPSDTVDGQKERGSVDVLGPEEEKRLVRKIDLHLMPLLIISYGLQFLDKTSLSYSAILGLKEDLNLVGQEYSWASSIFYIGYLAASYPISLGFVKFPLGKYLSLLIFLWGAILTLHAVANNYAGLMVLRTFLGVFESAISPGFSLITGMWYTPPEHVSRHTFWFAGNASFSIIGSLIAYGIAHYQDHFSQWKMLFLIFGLITVAWSVVLWFYLPDSPSNAHFLSSSEREFASLRPKKFQRTTQTRKWDRDQFIESFTDPKTWWLLIFSFVICVPNGGTTSFQSLLIAGFGYDKYQTILMGLPASAFQLVVVLLATIFCTNVRKSRLVAIIMIFAMALAGILMVKLLPSEQKLSRLAGYWMSSAIAPVFPLMLSLHASNTAGFTKKSTVAALIFVGYCVGNLIGPQFFKDSEAPYYPTAYTTIVICYAIAMASAVVFRVYLGWENRRRDKQQGVHINPEETREIDLHTDEGLDHADETDIQNRSFRYIV; encoded by the exons ATGGCGGAAAAGCCTCGATCTTGTATTGACCGGGAAACAAAATGTACCGCGCCTTCGGACACTGTCGACGGACAGAAAGAACGTGGATCGGTTGATGTACTTGGcccggaagaggaaaagagactGGTGAGGAAGATCGATCTTCA TTTGATGCCACTCCTCATTATTAGTTACGGCCTTCAGTTCCTGGACA AGACAAGTCTATCCTACAGTGCAATTCTAGGCTTAAAGGAGGATCTG AACCTTGTCGGGCAAGAATACAGTTGGGCATCGAGTATCTTTTACATAGGCTATCTCGCGGCTTCGTATCCAATTTCACTTGGATTCGTCAAGTTCCCTCTGGGGAAATACCTTAGCTTACTCAT TTTCCTCTGGGGCGCTATCTTGACTCTCCACGCTGTTGCTAACAATTATGCCGGGCTGATGGTCTTACGAACCTTCTTGGGTGTGTTTGAGAGCGCTATCAGCCCAGGCTTCTCATTGATAACTGGAATGTGGTACACACCACCAGAGCACGTCTCTCGTCACACATTTTGGTTCGCAGGAAATGCCAGTTTCAGCATCATCGGGTCGCTGATTGCTTACGGTATTGCGCATTATCAGGACCACTTCTCACAATGGAAG ATGCtgtttcttatttttggCCTAATAACCGTGGCATGGTCGGTTGTATTGTGGTTTTACCTGCCAGACTCTCCATCAAATGCAcacttcctctcttcttctgaaCGTGAATTTGCTTCACTGCGACCGAAGAAGTTTCAACGAACAACCCAGACTAGGAAATGGGACCGCGATCAATTCATTGAATCCTTTACGGATCCTAAAACATGGTGGTTACTTATTTTCTCATTCGTCATCTGTGTTCCAAATGGCGGCACGACTAGC TTTCAATCTCTCCTGATCGCTGGTTTTGGCTACGATAAATACCAAACCATTCTTATGGGTCTTCCCGCTTCGGCATTTCAATTGGTAGTCGTCTTACTAGCGACCATATTCTGCACGAACGTCCGCAAGTCCCGCCTAGTTGCAATTATCATGATATTTGCTATGGCCCTCGCGGGTATCCTGATGGTCAAATTGCTTCCATCGGAACAGAAGCTGTCCCGGCTCGCCGGTTACTGGATGTCTTCGGCGATCGCGCCAGTTTTCCCCCTCATGCTTTCCCTCCACGCGAGTAACACGGCCGGATTCACCAAAAAGTCGACCGTTGCGGCATTGATCTTCGTGGGGTACTGTGTTGGAAACTTGATCGGCCCCCAGTTTTTCAAGGACTCGGAAGCACCGTACTATCCT actGCCTACACCACCATCGTGATTTGTTATGCTATAGCCATGGCCTCGGCGGTTGTGTTTCGAGTCTACTTGGGGTGGGAGAATAGGCGACGTGATAAGCAGCAGGGAGTGCATATCAATCCGGAAGAAACCCGTGAGATTGACCTGCACACCGATGAGGGCTTGGACCACGCCGATGAGACGGATATCCAAAACCGCAGCTTTAGATACATTGTGTAG